A region from the Linepithema humile isolate Giens D197 chromosome 1, Lhum_UNIL_v1.0, whole genome shotgun sequence genome encodes:
- the LOC105671985 gene encoding histone-lysine N-methyltransferase SUV39H2 isoform X1: MGGEEGLGVTTGQPNLYKQDLSKLDVSKLTALSREVISRQATINIGTIGHVAHGKSTIVKAISGVQTVRFKNELERNITIKLDAEDCGSSGDSADITGGIISDTPAVYQKRHLSPADGGIDAPSCAKQPRLFDTESHDNIFHRPDDKNVLRISSVSKRLRTRRRVITQQALEAFNGDSCLRRSVGTRDMGSDGRQSDYEESSSDDRSSVREDGLSLHTSELKEVRVLLHDFMHSKNKSAVDASDKQLPSTTSKQNNLWEVEKIIQKREQNGSSLYLIKWKNWDAQHNTWEPLCNLVNCNDLLCQFENEQRMLINQFKTKVNFYPNARDVEHFLAQMRCKNMTVDNIISAFAGDDVYNYIRRYFKYSSRRGKLGPKIKQHILCMQLIEMRRDQLDSLHDWENEMNNISQGKPKIQVENLVDLEGAPKDFFYIDSYLPGNSVIIPDDPPIGCECNVCESSDKSGCCFAQNGASSLPYTTAFRVRVPPGTPIYECNKRCACDVLTCRNRVVQRGTNAQLCIFRTDNGRGWGVRTLRAIKKGTFVTQYVGEVINSEEAEKRGKQYNVTGRTYLFDLDYNETDEQCPYTVDAAMYGNVSHFINHSCDPNLAVYAIWINCLDPNLPNLALFATKNIKQNEELTFDYTCQKMQQQLLDDEPNAENGVSANRIPCKCGAATCRRICKRKDL; the protein is encoded by the exons ATGGGCGGCGAGGAAGGATTGGGTGTAACTACCGGCCAACCTAATCTCTACAAACAAGATCTGTCCAAGCTC GATGTTAGTAAATTAACTGCATTGTCACGCGAAGTAATAAGCAGACAAGCTACAATTAATATTG GAACTATTGGACATGTAGCACATGGAAAATCGACAATTGTAAAAGCTATTTCAGGGGTACAAACTGTACGTTTTAAGAATGAACTGGAAAGGAATATCACTATTAAGCTTG ACGCGGAGGACTGCGGTAGCAGCGGCGATTCGGCAGATATAACTGGCGGCATAATTAGCGATACGCCGGCCGTTTACCAAAAACGACATCTCTCCCCTGCTGATGGAGGCATTGACGCGCCGTCATGCGCCAAGCAGCCCAGGCTTTTCGACACAGAGAGCCATGACAACATATTCCACCGGCCGGACGACAAGAATGTACTCCGCATTTCGTCAGTGTCGAAACGTCTGCGAACTAGACGAAGAGTCATCACGCAACAGGCACTCGAAGCGTTTAACGGCGATTCTTGTTTACGCAGAAGTGTTGGGACGAGGGATATGGGCAGTGATGGCCGACAATCGGACTACGAGGAGTCATCGTCCGACGATAGATCGTCTGTGCGAGAGGATGGTTTAAGTTTACACACCTCCGAATTGAAGGAGGTGCGGGTGTTGCTACACGACTTTATGCACAGCAAGAATAAGTCGGCAGTAGATGCATCGGACAAACAGCTTCCTTCCACGACTAGTAAGCAGAATAACCTCTGGGAGGTAGAGAAAATCATACAGAAGCGTGAGCAGAACGGCAGTTCGCTCTATCTGATTAAATGGAAAAACTGGGATGCACAGCACAACACGTGGGAGCCGCTGTGCAATCTAGTCAATTGCAACGATTTACTGTGCCAGTTCGAGAACGAACAGCGGATGCTGATCAATCAGTTCAAAACGAAAGTAAACTTCTATCCGAACGCACGCGACGTGGAGCACTTTCTGGCTCAGATGCGATGCAAGAATATGACAGTCGATAACATCATATCCGCTTTCGCCGGGGACGATGTGTACAACTATATTCGACGTTATTTCAAGTATTCGTCGCGCCGCGGTAAACTAGGACCAAAGATCAAGCAGCATATCCTCTGCATGCAGCTGATCGAAATGCGGCGTGACCAGCTCGATTCACTGCACGATTGGGAGAACGAGATGAACAATATTTCACAGGGCAAGCCAAAGATACAGGTGGAGAATCTGGTGGATCTGGAGGGTGCGccgaaagattttttttacatcgacAGTTATCTGCCGGGCAATAGCGTGATAATACCGGACGATCCGCCGATCGGCTGCGAGTGCAACGTTTGTGAATCCAGCGACAAGTCCGGCTGCTGCTTCGCACAGAACGGTGCGTCGTCGTTGCCATATACAACGGCGTTCCGAGTGCGCGTGCCGCCCGGCACTCCTATTTACGAATGCAACAAACGTTGCGCCTGCGACGTGCTCACTTGCCGGAATCGAGTGGTGCAACGTGGTACCAATGCACAATTGTGCATCTTTCGTACGGACAATGGCCGTGGCTGGGGCGTGCGTACTCTGCGTGCCATCAAGAAGGGCACTTTCGTCACACAATACGTGGGCGAGGTGATCAATAGCGAGGAGGCGGAAAAACGTGGCAAGCAGTACAACGTGACCGGTCGTACGTACTTGTTCGATCTCGATTACAACGAAACCGACGAACAGTGCCCGTACACCGTGGATGCCGCCATGTACGGCAACGTGTCGCACTTCATCAATCACTCGTGCGATCCAAATCTTGCAGTCTACGCGATCTGGATCAACTGTCTCGACCCGAATCTACCGAATCTCGCGTTATTTGCTACCAAGAACATTAAACAAAACGAGGAGCTCACCTTCGATTACACGTGTCAGAAGATGCAGCAGCAATTATTGGATGACGAACCGAATGCTGAAAATGGTGTTTCGGCGAATAGAATTCCATGCAAATGCGGCGCGGCGACATGCCGGCG
- the ATPsyngamma gene encoding ATP synthase subunit gamma, mitochondrial, with protein sequence MFSNRMSTILRLAAQEQQWQQQRGMATLKAISIRLKSVKNIQKITQSMKMVSAAKYNRAERDLKQARPLGVGTKIFYEQADIQAPSEEPKKLVIAVTSDRGLCGAVHTGVSRNIRDRLLADSKERENTKIICIGEKSRAILQRLFANNILFVASEVGRKPPTFNDAAKVAIQVMNSGYSFGSGRIVYNKFKSVVSYAVDDLPLFDKNAVVTAPKLSVYDSLDEEVIQSYLEFSLASLLFYSMKEGACSEQSSRMTAMDNASKNAGEMIDKLTLTFNRTRQAVITRELIEIISGAAALA encoded by the exons ATGTTCAGCAACCGCATGTCAACAATCTTGCGGTTGGCCGCACAGGAGCAGCAATGGCAGCAGCAGAGAGGCATGGCCACTCTCAAGGCTATCTCTATACGTTTGAAATCCGTCAAGAATATTCAAAAGATTACACAATCCATGAAGATGGTGTCAGCAGCCAAGTATAATCGTGCGGAGCGTGACTTGAAACAAGCTCGTCCTCTTGGTGTTGgtacaaagatattttatgagCAGGCTGATATCCAAGCACCATCTGAGGAGCCAAAGAAGCTTGTCATCGCTGTGACCAGCGATCGTGGCCTATGTGGTGCTGTGCATACCGGTGTGTCCCGTAATATTCGCGACCGATTGCTGGCTGATTCCAAAGAACGTGAGAACACAAAGATTATATGCATTGGTGAGAAGTCCCGAGCAATTCTCCAGCGACTGTTTGCGAACAACATACTCTTTGTTGCATCCGAAGTCGGTCGTAAACCACCGACATTCAACGATGCAGCTAAAGTAGCCATACAAGTCATGAACAGCGG ttattCCTTCGGCTCTGGACGTATAGTTTACAACAAATTTAAGTCCGTAGTGTCATACGCGGTTGACGATCTGCCGTTATTCGATAAAAACGCAGTGGTCACTGCGCCAAAACTGTCGGTATATGACTCGTTGGACGAGGAGGTGATACAGAGTTACTTGGAATTTTCGCTTGCCTCATTGTTATTTTACTCAATGAAGGAAGGTGCTTGCAGCGAACAGTCCAGCCGTATGACAGCAATGGACAATGCCAGCAAGAACGCCGGTGAAATGATCGACAAACTCACTCTCACATTCAATCGTACTCGGCAAGCTGTGATCACCAGagaattgattgaaattatcTCTGGTGCCGCTGCGCTGGcttaa
- the ND-15 gene encoding NADH dehydrogenase [ubiquinone] iron-sulfur protein 5 has translation MLNYDEVTLVKWTAPLFKTPITDVFFHVRNLQCLKECAHYELQLIDCMEAYGYHKGKEKCRLILSDMYECGVKFKRAQRVMTMMAERDRQLESGEKKEYAKAPPLDVY, from the coding sequence ATGCTAAATTATGATGAGGTTACTTTAGTAAAATGGACCGCACCTTTGTTTAAGACACCTATTACTGATGTATTCTTTCATGTACGCAATCTGCAGTGTCTTAAGGAATGTGCACATTACGAGCTGCAGTTAATCGACTGCATGGAAGCTTATGGTTATCACAAGGGCAAGGAAAAGTGTAGACTAATACTGAGTGATATGTACGAATGCGGTGTAAAATTCAAGAGAGCACAACGTGTCATGACGATGATGGCAGAGCGTGATCGTCAGCTTGAGAGTggtgaaaagaaagaatatgCTAAGGCTCCACCACTGGatgtatattaa
- the RYBP gene encoding RING1 and YY1-binding protein gives MNHSGSGKRQAKVLEENYWDCSVCTYRNTAEAFKCLMCDVRKGTSTRKPRINPQLVAQQVAQQQYVPLLKPGKKEGSAGSTTSGVKEKDRKLDKPRRRNRHPPRLKNIDRSTAQTNEVTVNNVTVTITEYKPKVKKGSDQSSNASSEGGSQHDSSQDSRSLDVGTDV, from the exons ATGAACCATTCGGGAAGCGGAAAACGCCAGGCGAAGGTTTTGGAAGAAAATTATTGGGACTGCAGTGTCTGCACTTATAGAAATACAGCAGAAGCATTTAAGTGCCTCATGTGTGACGTCCGCAAGGGAACCTCTACGCGGAAACCCCGCATAAACCCCCAATTGGTAGCTCAACAG GTTGCGCAGCAACAATATGTGCCACTGTTGAAACCAGGCAAGAAGGAAGGAAGTGCTGGCAGCACAACTAGCGGCGTCAAGGAAAAGGATCGCAAACTGGACAAACCGAGGCGTAGGAACAGGCATCCGCCTCGTCTGAAAAACATCGATCGCAGCACTGCGCAGACGAACGAGGTGACAGTTAATAATGTTACTGTTACTATTACCGAATACAAGCCCAAAGTGAAGAAGGGCTCGGACCAGTCGAGCAATGCTAGCTCCGAGGGCGGCAGCCAACATGATTCCAGTCAAGATTCAAGAAGCCTTGACGTAGGGACCGACGTCTAG
- the nclb gene encoding periodic tryptophan protein 1 homolog, whose translation MEANVVPCTAWVKKGVAAAVPEKVELRVDELEKIIRKTKSALKSGDEESDEEATTSQSKIKQEPSATDSTDEYNFEAYDNEADDMHFHVANIASFGTDGKDPLITNDDDDSEKEDDIIKNDDNLILIGHVEGDASILEVFVYNEKEGSFYCHHDILLPSFPLCIEWLNYDVADIKPGNLCAIGNMTPIIEVWDLDLIDCLEPAYKLGCKPNKKKFRQRIGHTDAVLDLAWNQNFTHILASGSVDETVLLWDLENCAPATTLKSFNEKVQALKWHPQETHHLLTGCADKLVRLFDCKERTPLTRSWEMQGEVERVIWNHYDPNYYIASTDNGYIQYFDIRSDKSLWEIKAHEKEVTGLSLSTSCRGLLVSCSNDSVIKIWDLNQQSPTLLSEKENNLGAIQCLAANPNNGFVFAVGGDNKAHNFKVLNLMDIPAVKERFANASASSNFVMKFKQEETMDFTEDVY comes from the exons atggAAGCAAATGTCGTACCTTGCACTGCGTGGGTGAAAAAAGGTGTTGCTGCAGCTGTTCCTGAAAAA GTTGAATTAAGGGTTGACGAGctcgaaaaaattataaggaaAACGAAATCCGCTTTAAA AAGTGGAGATGAAGAATCTGATGAAGAGGCGACTACCTCGCaatctaaaattaaacaagAACCTTCTGCAACTGATAGTACTGATGAATATAACTTTGAAGCCTATGATAATGAgg CTGACGATATGCATTTTCACGTTGCTAACATAGCTAGCTTTGGTACAGATGGTAAAGATCCTCTTATAAcaaatgatgatgatgattcAGAAAAAGAAGATGACATTATCAAGAATGATGACAATCTGATATTGATTGGGCATGTTGAGGGAGATGCTAGCATATTAGAAGTATTTG tatacAATGAGAAGGAAGGATCTTTTTACTGCCATCATGATATACTTTTACCTTCATTTCCATTATGTATCGAATGGCTCAATTATGATGTTGCAGATATAAAACCAG gTAATTTATGTGCAATTGGTAACATGACTCCCATAATTGAAGTATGGGATTTGGATTTAATTGATTGTTTAGAACCAGCCTATAAACTAGGCTGTAAGccaaataaaaagaagttcCGGCAACGTATTGGCCATACAGATGCAGTTTTGGACTTGGCATGGAATCAGAATTTCAC ACATATTCTTGCCAGTGGCTCAGTAGATGAAACAGTTTTATTATGGGACTTAGAAAATTGTGCACCTGCGACCACACTAAAatcatttaatgaaaaagtgCAAGCGCTAAAATGGCATCCACAGGAAACGCACCATCTATTGACAGGATGTGCAGACAA ATTAGTAAGATTATTTGACTGCAAAGAAAGAACGCCACTTACACGAAGCTGGGAGATGCAAGGGGAAGTGGAGAGAGTGATATGGAATCATTACGAtccaaattattatatt GCCAGTACAGATAATggttatatacaatattttgatataagaaGTGACAAGTCTTTATGGGAAATAAAGGCTCATGAAAAAGAAGTAACAg gTCTTTCCCTCAGCACATCGTGTCGAGGCCTGTTAGTTTCCTGTTCGAACGacagtgtaataaaaatatgggATCTTAATCAACAATCCCCTACTCTTTTATCGGAAAAGGAGAATAATTTAGGCGCTATACAATGCCTCGCGGCGAATCCAAATAATGGATTTGTGTTTGCCGTTGGCGGAGATAACAAAGCGCATAATTTCAAAGTGCTGAATCTTATGGATATACCTGCCG TGAAAGAGAGATTTGCGAATGCAAGCGCATCGAGTAATTTTGTAATGAAATTCAAACAAGAAGAAACGATGGATTTTACTGAAGACGTATACTGA
- the Hmgcl gene encoding hydroxymethylglutaryl-CoA lyase, mitochondrial, whose protein sequence is MELFTKRSTLQLSSKISNCVKRYASRQYSDFVRIVEVGPRDGLQNEKKIVPAEVKVDFINKLSATGLKSIEVTSFVSPKWVPQMADNAQVFQQIEKRNDISYPVLIPNLKGLENAVAVGVKEVAVFITASEAFSKANVNCSIEETAKNSKRVIEEAKKHNIKVRGYVSCVVGCPYEGEIKPAATAHVASTLLEHGCYEISLGDTIGVGSPNKIKRVLDELRYVSSNDMNYYALHCHDTYGQALANIYAGLEEGIRVLDSSVAGLGGCPYAAGASGNVATEDLLYFLRGQGMETGINFDKIVEIGDYISKQLDRANQSKTGLAVLAKKSREKC, encoded by the coding sequence ATGGAATTATTTACAAAGCGGTCAACATTGCAATTGTCATCAAAAATTAGCAACTGTGTTAAAAGGTATGCATCGAGACAATATAGCGATTTCGTAAGAATAGTTGAAGTTGGACCTCGAGATGGGTTGCAGAACGAGAAGAAGATAGTACCTGCTGAAGTGAAGGTCGACTTCATCAATAAACTGTCAGCAACCGGATTGAAGAGTATTGAGGTTACTAGTTTTGTATCTCCAAAATGGGTTCCTCAGATGGCAGATAACGCACAAGTTTTTCAGCAAATTGAGAAGAGAAACGACATATCTTACCCAGTACTTATACCAAATCTGAAAGGTTTAGAAAATGCTGTTGCAGTAGGTGTAAAAGAAGTTGCTGTATTCATTACAGCATCAGAGGCCTTTTCCAAAGCAAACGTAAACTGTTCCATCGAGGAGACTGCAAAGAATTCTAAGCGCGTCATAGAAGAGGCAAAAAAGCACAATATTAAGGTCAGGGGTTATGTATCTTGTGTTGTTGGCTGTCCTTACGAAGGTGAAATCAAACCAGCCGCCACAGCACATGTGGCTTCAACATTGTTAGAGCATGGATGTTATGAAATTTCCTTGGGCGACACTATAGGCGTAGGGTCgccgaataaaattaaacgtgTTTTAGATGAGTTACGCTATGTTTCTTCTAATGATATGAATTATTATGCTCTACATTGTCATGACACATATGGACAGGCTTTGGCAAATATATATGCAGGTCTTGAAGAAGGTATAAGAGTCTTGGATTCTTCAGTTGCTGGACTTGGTGGATGTCCTTATGCTGCTGGTGCTTCAGGAAATGTTGCCACTGAGGATCTGTTATACTTTTTAAGAGGACAAGGAATGGAAACTGGTATaaactttgataaaattgtgGAAATTGGAGATTACATTAGTAAACAATTAGACAGAGCAAATCAATCAAAGACTGGACTGGCTGTACTTGCCAAAAAGAGTCGCGAAAAGTGctag
- the LOC105672012 gene encoding ribonuclease H2 subunit A — protein sequence MDEDTISNGDQEEQKNSYKEIINDITCKEDLTSFFKESDHSVNKVYFSKVPQICKDEPCQLGVDEAGRGPVLGPMVYGISYAPLSQKQLLVDLGCADSKSLTEKKRDEIFDDTCKHKDSIGWAIEAISPNVIANSMYRRTKISLNETSMMSAMDLIQGAIEAGVNVAEIYVDTVGKPESYQVRLKGVFPGIKIVVAKKADATYPIVSAASICAKVSRDHAIRAWRFREGDNIETEYGSGYPTDPATKKWLAANVDQVFGFPQLVRFSWSTAEQILESKALTVEWEETEEPETPNEQKILKFFAKSPAKSLNHTKKHPFFTERCLSNATVL from the exons ATGGATGAAGATACGATAAGTAACGGTGATCAAGAGGAGCAGAAGAATtcgtataaagaaataattaatgatattacgTGCAAAGAAGatttaacttcatttttcaaagaaagcGATCACAGTGTCAATAAGGTCTACTTCTCGAAG GTTCCACAAATCTGTAAGGATGAACCATGTCAGCTCGGTGTGGATGAGGCAGGTCGTGGTCCAGTCTTGGGACCGATGGTTTACGGGATCTCTTACGCTCCATTGTCGCAGAAGCAGCTGCTCGTCGATCTAGGCTGCGCCGATTCCAAGAGTTTGACGGAAAAGAAGCGCGACGAGATATTCGACGATACCTGCAAGCATAAAGACAGCATAGGTTGGGCGATCGAGGCAATATCGCCGAATGTCATCGCCAACAGTATGTATCGCCGCACCAAAATCTCATTGAACGAGACTTCCATGATGTCGGCTATGGACTTGATACAAGGAGCGATCGAGGCTGGCGTAAACGTGGCCGAGATCTACGTGGACACCGTCGGCAAGCCCGAGTCTTACCAGGTGCGATTGAAGGGCGTGTTCCCCGGCATAAAGATAGTCGTGGCGAAGAAAGCCGACGCGACCTATCCAATTGTCAGCGCGGCCAGTATATGCGCGAAAGTGTCGCGTGATCACGCGATACGCGCGTGGCGGTTTCGCGAGGGTGACAATATCGAGACGGAATATGGCAGCGGTTATCCCACCGATCCGGCGACTAAGAAGTGGCTGGCCGCGAACGTGGATCAGGTGTTTGGCTTTCCGCAGCTCGTCCGGTTTAGCTGGTCCACTGCCGAGCAGATACTCGAGTCAAAAGCGCTGACCGTAGAGTGGGAAGAAACAGAGGAGCCGGAGACTCCGAACGAGCAGAAGATTTTGAAGTTCTTCGCCAAATCTCCAGCTAAATCGCTAAATCACACAAAAAAACACCCGTTCTTCACGGAACGTTGTCTGTCTAACGCGACTGTTTTATGA
- the LOC105672015 gene encoding uncharacterized protein encodes MDWTRGIGLTGVLLFCFGWIGETNGLRMLELMVPKYVVRGETIDLQCNFNLDGEKLYSVKWYKDGNEFYRYVPQEMPPVMVFNHPGVTAIVHNSTERLVVLHSVNLMSSGRYRCEVSAEAPSFQTVSDHSDMMVVALPDKGPNITPFLPKKRRYQLGDVLRFNCTSLNSKPHASLSWYINSERVETQFLKGPYITKDQEGLETTTLSLEFRLRSKHFKKGDLKIKCVATILTLYWKSNELSIEGEKQGPLKMPVLESRGTRAQGHTHAEHILASGSITLGPCVVLVIIGLLLR; translated from the exons AAACAAACGGCCTGAGGATGCTGGAGCTGATGGTGCCGAAGTACGTGGTACGCGGAGAAACTATAGATCTCCAGTGCAACTTTAATCTGGACGGCGAGAAGTTGTATTCGGTCAAGTGGTACAAAGACGGCAACGAGTTCTACCGATACGTACCGCAAGAAATGCCACCTGTTATGGTGTTCAACCATCCCGGCGTCACGGCGATC GTTCACAATTCTACCGAACGACTGGTCGTTCTTCATTCCGTGAACCTCATGAGCTCGGGACGCTACAGATGCGAGGTTTCGGCAGAGGCGCCGTCTTTTCAAACTGTTTCCGACCACTCGGATATGATGGTAGTCG CTCTGCCGGATAAAGGACCCAACATCACGCCGTTTTTGCCGAAGAAACGTCGCTATCAGCTCGGCGATGTCTTGCGATTCAATTGCACCTCGTTGAACTCAAAGCCACATGCCTCACTCAGCTGGTACATCAACAGTGAACGC GTCGAAACGCAGTTCTTGAAGGGGCCCTACATCACTAAGGACCAGGAGGGTCTGGAGACCACCACACTCAGTCTGGAGTTCCGTCTGCGTTCGAAGCACTTCAAGAAGGGAGACTTGAAGATCAAATGCGTGGCGACGATACTGACTTTATATTGGAAATCGAATGAGCTCAGCATAGAGGGTGAGAAACAAGGGCCCCTGAAGATGCCGGTATTGGAGAGCAGGGGGACAAGGGCGCAAGGGCACACGCATGCCGAGCATATACtag CGAGCGGCAGTATAACGTTAGGACCATGCGTCGTGCTGGTGATCATTGGATTACTGCTGCGGTAA